gaagagaaaaagctCTTGCATATGCATATACTCATCAGGTACCAAACATAGTTTCCTGCCTTACTCTAATCTGTTTTTACACCAGAAGGACTTACAAATCTCAAAATGGTGAAAACTGTTAATTATGCAGAATACATGGAAAAACTCAAGTAAATTGGGTTCTCAGACATTCATGGACCCTAACAATCCACATTGGGGTTGGAGTTGGCTAGAACGTTGGATGGCTGCTCGACCAAACGAAAACCAGGCAGTCACACCAGACAATGCAGACAAAAACTCTTCTGTGAAGAGTGTAGCTAGCCGTGCCATGTCTGAGATTGTTCCACGTGGTAAAAACGTTTCACCAAGAGGAAAGACACCAAACAGTCGAAGAGGATCAAGCCCGAGAGTGAGGCGAGCCCCTAGCGAAGACTCGACGAGCATGTTGAGCATCCAATCAGAACAACCTTGCAACCGTAGGCATAGCACTTGTGGATCAGTTCCATCAACTAGAGACGATGAAAGCTTCACCAGTAGTTTCTCTCAGTCAGTTCCAGGCTACATGGCGCCTACACAAGCGGCCAAAGCAAGAGCTCGGTTCTCAAACCTTAGTCCTTTAAGCTCAGAGAAGACAGCGAAAAAGCGGCTTTCCTTCCCGGGATCTCCAAAGACTGTAAGGCGGTTTTCAGGTCCTCCGAAGCTGGAAAGCAATGTTACTAAGAAAGATACTAATCTTGCTTAAGCAGAGGATCATGGATAACATAGTTTATATCTGACGTTGGTTGATTTAGGCAAAAGTCTGATGCAGAGAGGTGAATTCAGAGAAGATTCTGTTATgtctttgttttataataactattggcttttatttgtttttttgggtaattTTTTTGACTACtacaaaacttaattatttgttattttttttttttcaattggttAATAACATCTGATTATGTCTGTAACTTTGAGGAGACAAGtataaaagcaaaattaatGATTGATTTGCACATAATTCATTGgttctttatttcattattacGGCTATAAGAATGTGTTTGTGTAAACCATTAAGATTTGTTGCTAATGCTAAAGTAAATCTAAAACGTAGAAGAATCACAGTACTGAAACTTAATGGGGGGTTTTTTccagaaaaattaaataataaaggGGTTAATgtggaaagaaagagaaataaaagggCATGTATGCCTTTTAAGGATTCTAGGGCTTTCCTTCATTGGTCGGATCAGACGACGTTTTttacatcttcttcctccttttcttcatcttcgcATTCGTCAGTGTGTGTATTCTGAGGGTTAAATTGAGAGCAGAAGAGCCGAGAAAAAAATGAGCGGAGCCGGTAAGAAAATCGCGGATGTGGCTTTCAAAGCTTCAAGGACGATCGATTGGGATGGCATGGCTAAGGTTATTGTCACCGATGAGGCTCGCAGAGAGTTCTCTAACCTTCGTCGTGCTTTCGATGAGGTTAACACGCAGCTCCAGACCAAGTTTAGccaggtctctctctctctcgatttaCCTTCTTCTGATCTTCTCTTTGATCTGGTTTTGTCACTGCTGGGTTTGGGAATTTTTAGATCTTTTATCATTTCGATTTGCCATTAGTACATATTCTGGAATCTGTGGATCAGGTGATCCAtttcacgatttttttttttttacgttttcagattgttgttgtggtggcACTCGTTTTTATatcttgttgatgttgttgttggtgtttgtCCCCATAGTTGAATATTTTGGTTAAGATCTATTTCCTTAAAGATGTATTCATCAGAGAACATTGTGattgatctttgttttatcGCTCATTTGCATTTGAAATGTTGGGATTGTGTTGAGGAATACACTGTTGTTGATCATTGTTCTATTGATAGATATCCTAGTTCTGCCCATGTACTCTGATTAGTTCAACATATCCCTAACTCTTGTTTAATGTCTTGGTTTTTGGAGTGAGTTTTTcgttttggttgattttttatCCAGGAACCTGAACCCATAGATTGGGATTTCTACAGAAAGGGTATTGGGTCTGGCATTGTGGACATGTACAAGGAAGCTTATGACAGTAAGTTCTATATATTTGCATTTCTTAATGTTGAATAGACCCTTGCCTTGTTAACATTTGCAAAAgatgtattttcttttatctagTTTGTTTAGCAAACACAAGTCTTTGCTTGCCTTTATTCGATTCTCAAACCTTACTAGAAAGTGTTGAAAGATATCTGCTCTGTAGTGTGGCTTGCAACTGAATTGTGGACATTTACCAAAGGAGAATATGAGAAACTAAGCTGTATCTTTTATTGATGTTATTTGTTTGCTGCAGGCGTTGAGATTCCAAAGTTCGTTGACACTGTCACTCCTGAATACAAGCCAAAGTTTGATGCTTTGGTGAGCAAATACCTGAGGAACTTGActtcttatgtttgttttcttataagTTTCCCTTTTATGAGTTCTTTCAGTTAACACAGTGGTTGTTTTGTGCTTTGTTTCGTGCTATGTTTAGTTGGTGGAACTGAAAGAAGCAGAACAGAAATCGCTGAAGGAGTCTGAACGATTGGAGAAAGAAATTGCTGACGTCCAAGAGATTAGCGTAAGTACCCCAATAAAAACAAATCCTCTTATATGAAGTTTGATTTACTGTGTATTTTGTTTGAACTCAAGATTATGATATAATGATCTTTCTTATCTATGTGTTGATTCTGATATAATGATCATCTTATCTTGTGTGTGTTGGCGTGTAATCAGAAAAAGCTGAGCACCATGACAGCAGACGAGTACTTTGAGAAGCACCCAGAACTCAAAAAGAAGTTTGATGACGAAATCCGTAATGACAACTGGGGATactgatcatgtttctctaatCTCCGGCCTGGAAAAAACaacactctctttttctcttgtctCTGTTCTTCTCTTACTGTGATTTTGTGAGCCAatgataacaataataataagtacACCACCATTCACTTAAGCAGTGTTGAGATCTTTCATTGGAGATTCAGTGATGATAAACcgatttggtttttagtttatcaatttcataaaattgtttcgttttgttCTACAGTAAATAATAAGAGTGAAAAGATCTCCTCAATTTTATCATTGTTAAGGCTCTGTGTCGTGTGAGATTTGTTGTTGCATTTCCTTCTTCTTAGCTAACATTCTAACAACAACAAGATAGTGATACCCAATAAGAGTCAACTTTGGTTTAACTCATTGACTTTTTTTGGGTATCAGTTAACCAATTCTGGACCaactatgatattcaaatttTTGGTTGATAAGTCTGTAGGTTTGTTGTTCTGTCTTCGGTTTACTTCGAACCGGATTTCAGAAACACAGATATCAGATTTACGTTCCTCAAAAACTGAAACCTTTCTTTCAACAAGACATAAAATTGCTAATTTCTGCAATGAATTTGAATCTATTTCAAAAA
The Camelina sativa cultivar DH55 chromosome 6, Cs, whole genome shotgun sequence genome window above contains:
- the LOC104791483 gene encoding ATP synthase subunit d, mitochondrial, giving the protein MSGAGKKIADVAFKASRTIDWDGMAKVIVTDEARREFSNLRRAFDEVNTQLQTKFSQEPEPIDWDFYRKGIGSGIVDMYKEAYDSVEIPKFVDTVTPEYKPKFDALLVELKEAEQKSLKESERLEKEIADVQEISKKLSTMTADEYFEKHPELKKKFDDEIRNDNWGY